The Tepidisphaeraceae bacterium genomic sequence CGGCGCTGTGGTGGGGGCGGCCTGGCCGTTCACGTAGGCCGCGAGCGTTGCGGTCAGCAGGACGGCGATGCAGAACGTGTCGAACTTCCACATGTTGAACTCTCCAATCGGGATGAACGGTTCGGTACAGGCTTAGCGTCCTTCTGGAACCTCGGACGATCGGGCGACGCTGGCGGGCAGGTTGAAGGCGTCGACGTCGTCGGGCTTGGCCGGGTCGAACGGGGTCACGTCGCGTGACAGCTGATCGGCCAGCTTCAGGCCACTGGTGCGAATGCCTTCGACGACGCAGCGTGCCAACTCGTAGCCGCCGTACGCGCTGAAGTGCGAATCGTCCTTCAGCGGGGCGGACTGGCCGGGAAGCGTGTTGGCGGGGTAATGCAGGAACGCACGCTTCGAGTCCGCCTCGCCCAGCGTGGTGAAGAGCGTGCCGGACATTTCGTGCAGGTCGATCAGCGTTAGGTTCTGCTCTGCGGCAACGGCCCGCGTGGCGCGCGGGTAGTCGCCGAGCGAATCCTGCAACTTGCCATCCGACGAGAACCGCCGGCGGTACATGGACGTCACCAGCACCGGTGTTGCGCCCTTTGCTTGGACTTCGCGCACGTAGGATTCGAGGTCGGCCTTGAAGCTCGTCATCGCACCGATGCCTTCACCTTTCTCCTTCATGTCGTTGTGACCGAATTGGATGAAGACGTAGTCGCCGGGCCGCGCGAGGCTGATGATCTTGTCGAAGCGGCGTTGCGCGCGAAAGCTGCGAAGCGCGCGCCCCGACTCGGCATGGTTGGCGACGGCGACGGTGTCGTTGAAGAACCGCGGCAGCATCTGGCCCCAGCCGACGTAGGGTTCGTCGCGCTGGTCGGCAACGGTGGAGTCGCCGGCGATGTAGATGGTAGTGACGTCGGTCGCGGGCACGATCTCCACGGTACGCACGGGGGTGACGCTCGGAAGGAACTCGAGCGTGAGCTTGTCGTCCCAGTTCAGCGATCCGCGGTCGCGCTCGCCCAGCCGGACCTCATCGCCACCACTACCGATTGCCCGACTGCGCACGTTGACCAGGAAGGTTGCCGTGGCAGGTTCGACAGCGGTTGCCTGCGCGCGTTCGACCATCAGCCGCCGGGTTTCCGCTTTAATGGTCAGGCCGGTGGCTTGGGTTTCGACGAACGTCACGCGCACGCGATAGTTGCCCTCTGTCGGTACGCGCACGGAAAACTGGTTGGACGCATCGGGCTCGTAACCATACCCCTCGGCCTCGTCGTAACCTGTGCCCGGCGCGACCTGAACGTAATCGCCGTTCGTCGGGTCACCAGCGAGCTGAAAGCGCATCGGCGCCGCAGCTGCCACGGAAGCTGCTGAGCAGGCGGAGATGCCAATGCTTGTCATGATCATCATTGTGAGATTGGGCAGCGAGGTACGGATCAACGGAAGCTCCCTCAAATCAATCAGCACGTGACGACGTCGTACCGGCCGGTTCGGCCACCACGATGGCGGCCTTGGGCTGCTTGCCGGTCGACATGTCCCAACCCACGTGCGGCGGCTGGTTGTAGCTGACGTTCTGCCACGCGATGGACAGGCGGTACTGCGGGTCGTGCATCAACGTGTAGAACCGGTGCGACGTTGGGATGGTGGTCGTGTAAATCCGCAGCTCCTTGCCACCGGTGGTCGGCCAGATCACCTCTTCGCGCCAATCGCCGAAAAGGTCGGCCGACAGGCTGGGGTTGGCCTTGGTGCCGTTGACGCTCGTACACCCCTCTGCAGTGAAGATGCGGTCGGTCGTCTGCGACTGCACGTTCCACTTGCTCACGTGGTTCCGATCGAGCAGCTCGTCGTAGAGGTCGCCGTCCCAGTAGATGCGGAAGTTGCAGCTGGCGGGCTTTGTCTGTCCGATCTCGTTGCCGTTGGCGTCCCACACGCCTTCGATGCCGGCGCCCGCAACCCAGCTTTCGGCGCCGGGGTGGCGCGGGTCGATATCGAACGCGACACCGCGGCCCGGGCCTTCGTTCTTGTCGCCACCCGTCTTGGCCTTGGCGACGGAGGGCTTCTTCCACAGCGTCTTGCCGGTCTTCAGCGCGATCATGTGCGCGCCGGCATCGTCGAAGCGTTCTTGAATGCGGAACATCTCCAGGCCGGGGTTCGACGGCACCAGATCGCCCACGTGCATCGAATCGCCATGGCCGTACGCGGTGGAGAACAGGCCCGTGCCGTCGTCGTCGATCACGCAGCCGCCGTAGACGATTTCGTCCTTGCCATCGTCGTCGACGTCGACAACCGACAGGTTGTGATTGCCCTGGCCGAAGTACGGGTTGGACGGATCGGCGCCCGTGTCGAACAACCATCGTTGAACGAGCTTGCCGTCCTTCAGGTCCCAGGCGCTCAGTGCAGTGCGCTCGTAATAGCCACGGCACATGACGGCCGAGGGGCGCTTGCCATCCAAATAGGCCACGGTGGCCAGATAGCGTTCGGAGCGGTTGCCGTACGAGTCGCGCCATAGCGCCTTGTACTCGGCCGGGTCGGGTTGCTCGGGATTGGTGTTCGTGCGGGCGGGAGTGTACTTCACGGTGTCGATCGCGCCGCCGGTGAGCCCATCGAACGCGGTCAGCAGTTCGGGCCCCGCCAGGATGTGACCGGCCTCGTTGACCCAGTTGGCGTTGGCGTCACCGATGACGTTGCCCTTGCCGTCGGTCGTGCCGTCGGCGGTTTTGCAGATCAACTCGGAGCGGCCGTCACCGTCGAAGTCGTAGACGAGGAACTGCGTGTAATGGGCGCCGGCGCGAATGTTGCGGCCAAGGTTGATCGTCCAGAGCAGCGTGCCGTCGAGCTTGTATGCCTGCAGGATCGGCGGGTCGGTGACGCCGGAGTGCGAGTTGTCCTTCGCTACGCCGCTCTGCATGAGGACGATCTCGTATTGCCCGTCTCCATCGAGGTCGCCTGCCGACGCATCGCTCGGCAAGTAGCCGTCGATCGACTGCAGCGGCAACGACAGGTACGGCTTGTCCGCCGAATCGATCGACAGCGCAGGCGCCGTGGGCGCGTCGGCGATCTCGGCGCCGTTCACCACCGCCCGCACCGTGTACGCCACAGCCGAGCCCGTTGGTGGGGCGGCGTCGATGAAGTTCGTCACGTCGGTGATCGGCTGGGCGTTCAGGCGCTTCGGCTCGCCCTTGGCATTGGCGCGGTAAACGTTGAAAGCAACCGTGGAATCGTCCGTCCCCAGCAGCCGCCAACTGAGCCAGACTCGGCCACCTTCCAAGCGAACCACGACCGCACCGCGGTTCAGCCGCTCCATCAGGCGCTCGGCGAGCGCATCGGTGGTCGCCAAGGCCAGACCTGCGGTTAAAGCGATTGTATATAGATGCTTACGAAACAAGAAATGCCTCCAATCGTCAGCAGAAAGAGTGGAAGTCCTCCAACAGAATACCTCACCACAGGAGGTTTGCAATAATTTATGCAATTTTGAGTGGTAATTATTGCGATAAAGGTGAAAATCACTCGACTGCGGCGCGCCGAGTGCCGGTGATCCAGACCGCACCAAAAAACGGGACCATTCGCGCGCGACCTTGCCTGCGGGTGCGGTCGTCAAAGGGGCCACGCTGGTGTTCACGAAGACGACCGGCAGCACTCGCAACGACACGCTCCGCACCGGTCGCTTCGCGACCTAAGGTCTGCTGAACGTCGCTGGCAACACCGCCCAGAATTGGGGCGAGACCTCCCTTACCTTCGCCGGGCCGGGCGACGAGTACATCGCGAACAGTGACGTGCAGTTCGACACTGCGACGTTGATGGTGGCGTCCTAAAACACGCTGCGGATGACCAGCAGCCACACCGGCAGCGTGACGCAGGAGAAGACGGTCGTCCAGAAGACGCAGTCGGCGGCGAGGTCGGCGTCGCCGTCGAGCTCCAGCGTCATCAGCAGCGTATTGACCGCGGTCGGCACGGCCGCGGTGAGGATCAGCAGCTCGGCCGGCCAGGCGTTCTCGCCCCAGAGGTCGACGCTGCGGTAACCCGTGCGGTGCAACGCGTACAGCAGCGCCGCCATCTGGATCGGTCCGAAGATCAACCGCAAAAACAGCACCATGCCCACCGGTCGCCACCTCGGCCACCGCGGGCGGGCGGCCAATTGCGCGCCCAGCGTGAACAGCGCCACCGGCACCAGCGCGCCCGCGATGTAGGCGGCCGGCTTGGCGATGACGATCGGCAGCGTGCGCGACGCGTCGCCATCGAGGTATAGCTTGCAGAGCATGCCGCCGGCCAGCGCCGGCAGCATCGGTAAGCGCACGATGCGCTTCACGTTCGTCCAAAGCGACACCGGCTTGGCGGCGGCGGCGATCCAGAGGCCGACGGTGAAGTTCAGCAAGTTCATCGTCATCAGCACGAACGCCTGCACCGCAGCGCCGTTCCCCACCGTACCGCGGCCCGGGTAGGCCAGCTCCGCCAGCGGCAACCCGTAGTTGCCACTGTTATAGAACATCGTCGCCAGCGCGATCGCCGCCAGGGTCGGCCGGCTGATGTGCAGCAGGCGGCCGATGCCCACGACGACCAGCCCCAGCGTCATGCACTGCAGCATTGTTACCAGCACGATGCCGCCCATGTCGCTCCAGGGCAGCGTGCTGGTGGAGACGTAGTGGAAGATGAACGCGGGGACCAGAAAGTAGATGTTGAGCTTCGACAGCGTGTTGATGTCCAGCGTGAACTTCCGCCGTACGAGCACGCCCAAGCCGATGATCAGCATGATCGGGGCGAAGACGTCGAGGAGGATTGAGGTGAACATGAGGGCGATGCGATCGGACGGCCATCGGGCGAAGCAACTTAGCGTGGCTGGGCAAGCTGTCGCATGATCGTGCGGGACTGATCGTTCAAAGCCATCGGAACGCGGCGGCGGCGGCGAGGGGGGCGACCAGCATCGCGATCATCGTCATGCAGCCGGACTTTGACGATGACGCGGAAAACTTCTCGGGGTCGCTCGCTCGCAGCTCGGCCGTCATCGCATCGACGGCGTCCTTCGCTTCCTTCAATCCCTGCCCCGTGGCGCCGCGGTACAGCTTAATCGCCTGGATCTTGCGCCCGGCGAAGATCAACGCCTGAATTTTTGCTCTATCGCCATCCGACAGTGTTGCGCCCATTCGCGTCCCCGATGTTTGGTCTGCACCGTTTGGCGACCGGTTCAACGGCCACCCGCGCGCAAAGCTTAACACAGAGTGGGACGGCCGTCGGCGCAGGCCCGTCACCGCGCCGCGGGGTAGGCGTTGCCGTCGCGCACGAAGGCTTCGTAAACGAACATGCCGAACACCGGCCACCAGAGCAGGTCGTTGGTCAGCAGCGTCAGCCCGACCACGCCCGGCATTTGCCCGGTCGACCAGCCCCAGAGGAAGCCGATCGGCCCGAAGATCTTGCCGAGCAGGCCGATGAGCGCAAACGGCGCGTAACGTTCCGGATCGCGCGACAGGTACCAGTAACCGATCGAGAAGACCATCACGAACATGCCGATGCACTGCCAGAACTGAACCGCCAGCGCGTCCGGCTGCGGCAGTTCAATGCCCGCCAGCCGGAACGGCACGCGCGGGAAGAGGATCACCAGCACGCCCCAAACCAGGTTGTAGATCGCCGCTGCGAGGAACCACTTCTGATAGAGCCGGCGGCGGGTGGGGCTGATCATGTTCGCATCTTAGGTGCAGCGGACTCGGCGGGACGGGTTTCGGGGGATTTGAACAAAACGGCGCTAGGGATCTGATCCTCTTTCCCGGTACGCCGGGAGAGGGTTAGGGTGAGGGTGATCTGATCTACCGGAATCGTCAGCATTTCAAAATGCACCCTCACCTGGCCTCTCCCGGCGCACGCGGGAGAGGGACCGGAAGCCCCTCGCTCGATCCATGAACACCCTACGGCGTCGCCATCCACGGCCGCGCCCGGAACGTGGCAGGGGTGACGCCGGTGTGTTTCTTGAAGATGCGGCAGAGGTAGTTGGCGTTGCTGAAGCCCGACCGCCTCGCGATCGTTTCCAGTTTGTCGTCGCTGGCGCGCAACGCCCCGGCGGCCAGGCGCAGGCGGTGCTGGGCGAGGTAGTCGCTGGGCGTGACGCCGACGGCGGCGTGGAAGCGGCGGGCCAGGTACTCGCGCGAGCAGTCCAACTCCTCGGCCAGCGCCAGAATGTTGAAGTCCGCCTGCGTGGCCCGCGCGGCGATCAGCCCGATCGCCCGGCCGATGCGCGGGTCGGTCGCCACGCGCGACGTCGACAGCGTGCTGAAGACCGCCATGTACAACTGGTACAGCAGCCCGCTCGTCACGTAACGGTCGCCGAGCGTGCCCTCGGCATATCGGCGGACGATCTCCCGCATCAACGACACCGGCGCCGCATCGCCGAAGCGCAACACCTGCCCGAAGTTGCGGGCGATGCGCTTGGCCCAGCGCATCGCGACCGGGCCGGTGGTGGAGACGAAGATCAGCTCGTACGGCTCGTCGTGGTGGTACTGGTAGCCATACGAGAACGGCCCGGGGATGACGTCCATGAACGCATCGCCCGGTTGCAACGCGATGCGTTCGCCGCGCTGCGGCTGGTAGAAGCTGCGTCCCGTCAGGGTGAGCTGCAGCACGAGGTGGGCCGCGTCGTCGCGCGTGAAGGCGTTGAAGCCGTACTCGGGCCCGCGCGTCTCGTGACCGCAGCCGTGGAACCAGATCAACGGCTCGTTCGTGCGCGTCCACGGGCTGGCGGCGTGACCGATCGCCGCGTCCGGTAACACGATCGGTTTATCCTGCTCGGCCACATCACAAATGTACTATATTAGTCTGCGGCGTGCTATTCCTAGTTGTGAAGGCGATGGTAGCCTGTTCACCATAGGGTTATCGCGGTTGGGCAGACGTTCCCGCTCGCGATGGTTCACTCATCCACAAAGGACGCAAAACATGGCAACCGAGACGCTCGAAGAGACCAGCAAGGGCCACGCCGCTCACACGAAGGCCGCCGACTCGCAGGAGGGGCTGCGCGGCAAGTTCACCCGGCCGATCCACGTCACGTTCTTCGGCGCCGGCTCGGGCTTTTGCCCCACGCTGTGCAAGGACGTGCTGCTGACGCCCGGCGCCGAGCGCGGCGAGTTT encodes the following:
- a CDS encoding ribosomal protein L7/L12 — its product is MGATLSDGDRAKIQALIFAGRKIQAIKLYRGATGQGLKEAKDAVDAMTAELRASDPEKFSASSSKSGCMTMIAMLVAPLAAAAAFRWL
- a CDS encoding rhamnogalacturonan lyase gives rise to the protein MFRKHLYTIALTAGLALATTDALAERLMERLNRGAVVVRLEGGRVWLSWRLLGTDDSTVAFNVYRANAKGEPKRLNAQPITDVTNFIDAAPPTGSAVAYTVRAVVNGAEIADAPTAPALSIDSADKPYLSLPLQSIDGYLPSDASAGDLDGDGQYEIVLMQSGVAKDNSHSGVTDPPILQAYKLDGTLLWTINLGRNIRAGAHYTQFLVYDFDGDGRSELICKTADGTTDGKGNVIGDANANWVNEAGHILAGPELLTAFDGLTGGAIDTVKYTPARTNTNPEQPDPAEYKALWRDSYGNRSERYLATVAYLDGKRPSAVMCRGYYERTALSAWDLKDGKLVQRWLFDTGADPSNPYFGQGNHNLSVVDVDDDGKDEIVYGGCVIDDDGTGLFSTAYGHGDSMHVGDLVPSNPGLEMFRIQERFDDAGAHMIALKTGKTLWKKPSVAKAKTGGDKNEGPGRGVAFDIDPRHPGAESWVAGAGIEGVWDANGNEIGQTKPASCNFRIYWDGDLYDELLDRNHVSKWNVQSQTTDRIFTAEGCTSVNGTKANPSLSADLFGDWREEVIWPTTGGKELRIYTTTIPTSHRFYTLMHDPQYRLSIAWQNVSYNQPPHVGWDMSTGKQPKAAIVVAEPAGTTSSRAD
- a CDS encoding rhamnogalacturonan acetylesterase, with the protein product MMIMTSIGISACSAASVAAAAPMRFQLAGDPTNGDYVQVAPGTGYDEAEGYGYEPDASNQFSVRVPTEGNYRVRVTFVETQATGLTIKAETRRLMVERAQATAVEPATATFLVNVRSRAIGSGGDEVRLGERDRGSLNWDDKLTLEFLPSVTPVRTVEIVPATDVTTIYIAGDSTVADQRDEPYVGWGQMLPRFFNDTVAVANHAESGRALRSFRAQRRFDKIISLARPGDYVFIQFGHNDMKEKGEGIGAMTSFKADLESYVREVQAKGATPVLVTSMYRRRFSSDGKLQDSLGDYPRATRAVAAEQNLTLIDLHEMSGTLFTTLGEADSKRAFLHYPANTLPGQSAPLKDDSHFSAYGGYELARCVVEGIRTSGLKLADQLSRDVTPFDPAKPDDVDAFNLPASVARSSEVPEGR
- a CDS encoding helix-turn-helix transcriptional regulator; protein product: MAEQDKPIVLPDAAIGHAASPWTRTNEPLIWFHGCGHETRGPEYGFNAFTRDDAAHLVLQLTLTGRSFYQPQRGERIALQPGDAFMDVIPGPFSYGYQYHHDEPYELIFVSTTGPVAMRWAKRIARNFGQVLRFGDAAPVSLMREIVRRYAEGTLGDRYVTSGLLYQLYMAVFSTLSTSRVATDPRIGRAIGLIAARATQADFNILALAEELDCSREYLARRFHAAVGVTPSDYLAQHRLRLAAGALRASDDKLETIARRSGFSNANYLCRIFKKHTGVTPATFRARPWMATP
- a CDS encoding AEC family transporter, which codes for MFTSILLDVFAPIMLIIGLGVLVRRKFTLDINTLSKLNIYFLVPAFIFHYVSTSTLPWSDMGGIVLVTMLQCMTLGLVVVGIGRLLHISRPTLAAIALATMFYNSGNYGLPLAELAYPGRGTVGNGAAVQAFVLMTMNLLNFTVGLWIAAAAKPVSLWTNVKRIVRLPMLPALAGGMLCKLYLDGDASRTLPIVIAKPAAYIAGALVPVALFTLGAQLAARPRWPRWRPVGMVLFLRLIFGPIQMAALLYALHRTGYRSVDLWGENAWPAELLILTAAVPTAVNTLLMTLELDGDADLAADCVFWTTVFSCVTLPVWLLVIRSVF